A genome region from Streptomyces sp. NBC_00878 includes the following:
- a CDS encoding GNAT family N-acetyltransferase gives MDSPLTLAPPPYLRLEGEGIHLREWSEDDIPALVALYDDPEIARWTPVASPFDTMAAQFYLTEAQEARAQGRKMQLAITTDGVLPQGEVLLFRSKTDERDVEIAYGVGAAHRGKGLASRAVRLVSAYAVRHTGARRVVLCIEEDNAASIAVARSTGFALTDDAPVLRASRGREITLRTWRLADHTA, from the coding sequence ATGGACAGCCCGCTGACACTCGCCCCGCCTCCGTACCTGCGGCTCGAAGGAGAGGGTATTCACCTGCGCGAATGGTCCGAGGACGACATCCCCGCACTGGTCGCGCTGTACGACGACCCCGAGATCGCCCGCTGGACCCCGGTGGCCTCACCGTTCGACACGATGGCGGCGCAGTTCTATCTCACCGAGGCCCAGGAGGCGCGGGCGCAGGGACGCAAAATGCAGCTCGCCATCACCACGGACGGGGTCCTGCCCCAGGGCGAGGTGCTGCTGTTCCGCAGCAAGACCGACGAGCGGGACGTCGAGATCGCCTACGGCGTGGGAGCCGCCCACCGGGGCAAGGGGCTGGCCTCCCGGGCCGTCCGCCTCGTCTCCGCGTACGCCGTGCGCCACACGGGAGCGCGGCGCGTGGTGCTGTGCATCGAGGAGGACAACGCGGCCAGCATCGCCGTCGCCCGGTCCACCGGCTTCGCACTCACCGACGACGCGCCCGTCCTGCGGGCATCAAGGGGACGGGAGATCACCCTGCGGACGTGGCGCCTGGCCGACCACACCGCCTGA
- a CDS encoding aminoglycoside phosphotransferase family protein: MSRTFSAWVTSGEDFLGAVGPFSVDVPWWSEVEPVVRRLQQALGVRVLVVRLLSVDGGEGGRDGHVTYHVEALERPGVLLQLPANPGLLHGDDPLRTPWARIDGLRELLDWSTRTLASAGRPVTGPVEQRRTWNLAGLFRLPTGRGPVWLKATPRFASDEVEVIAAFARVDPGLVPTVLGSADGRFLMEHIPGEDCWKASAETAASGVRRFVAAQAALAAWPEERPASLPDRRTSVFAERVRGLLDGPVSAELTSHELDVARELTHRWRLLDECGLPDTVVHGDFHPGNWRSDGGPPVVVDFADAHWGNPVLDALRVHSFLSEAVRADTARVWADAWREQVPGSDPARALAVAEPLAPLAYAVRYQEFLDGIEPSERVYHQGDPASVIREAVRRATTPDQGLADLERSVVR; the protein is encoded by the coding sequence GTGAGCCGAACTTTCAGTGCGTGGGTGACGTCGGGTGAGGACTTCCTCGGCGCCGTCGGCCCCTTCTCCGTCGACGTGCCGTGGTGGTCCGAGGTCGAGCCGGTAGTCCGGCGACTGCAACAGGCGCTCGGGGTGCGGGTGTTGGTGGTGCGCCTGCTGTCCGTGGACGGTGGGGAGGGCGGGCGGGACGGTCATGTGACGTACCACGTCGAGGCTTTGGAGCGCCCCGGTGTACTGCTCCAACTCCCGGCCAATCCAGGGCTGTTGCACGGGGACGACCCGCTGCGGACTCCCTGGGCGCGGATCGACGGGCTGCGGGAACTGCTCGACTGGTCGACGCGCACCCTGGCCTCGGCGGGGCGGCCGGTGACCGGGCCGGTGGAGCAGCGGCGCACGTGGAATCTGGCCGGGCTCTTCCGGCTGCCGACCGGCCGGGGCCCGGTCTGGCTGAAGGCCACTCCGCGCTTCGCCTCGGACGAGGTGGAGGTCATCGCCGCTTTCGCCCGGGTCGATCCGGGTCTGGTCCCGACCGTTCTCGGCTCCGCCGACGGCCGCTTCCTGATGGAGCACATCCCCGGCGAGGACTGCTGGAAGGCGTCGGCGGAGACCGCCGCGTCCGGGGTGCGGCGCTTCGTCGCGGCGCAGGCGGCCCTCGCCGCGTGGCCGGAGGAACGGCCCGCGAGTCTGCCGGACCGTCGTACGTCCGTCTTCGCCGAGCGGGTCCGTGGGTTGCTCGACGGCCCTGTCTCCGCCGAGCTGACCTCCCACGAGCTGGACGTGGCACGGGAGTTGACGCATCGTTGGCGGCTGCTCGACGAGTGCGGGCTGCCGGACACGGTCGTGCACGGTGACTTCCATCCCGGCAACTGGCGCAGCGACGGCGGCCCGCCGGTGGTCGTCGACTTCGCCGACGCACACTGGGGCAACCCGGTCCTGGACGCGCTGCGCGTCCACTCCTTCCTCTCCGAGGCCGTACGCGCGGATACCGCCCGCGTCTGGGCGGACGCGTGGCGGGAGCAGGTGCCGGGCAGCGATCCGGCCCGCGCCCTGGCCGTCGCCGAACCGCTCGCCCCTCTCGCGTACGCGGTGCGCTACCAGGAGTTCCTCGACGGCATCGAACCGTCGGAGCGGGTCTATCACCAGGGCGACCCCGCCTCGGTGATCCGCGAGGCCGTGCGCCGCGCGACCACTCCCGACCAGGGTCTCGCCGATCTGGAGCGCTCCGTGGTGCGGTGA
- a CDS encoding metalloregulator ArsR/SmtB family transcription factor, with the protein MPGGDAETDQVFKALADGTRRRLLDRLHEHGGQTLGELCERIDMTRQSVTQHLAVLEAANLVSTVRRGREKLHYLNPVPLHEIQERWIDKFERPRLRALSAVKRRAEEDMSDKPTFVYVTYIASTPEKVWDALTDADLTAAYWGHSNVSEDWRPGSRWEHRRIDGSGIADVVGTVVESERPTRLVATWAAPEDEGQQDKHSRVTYDIRPHGGIVRLTVTHEDLADETAVKEVSAGWPAVLANLKSLLETGSPLPQEPWLVP; encoded by the coding sequence GTGCCGGGTGGGGACGCGGAGACGGACCAGGTCTTCAAAGCCCTGGCCGACGGGACGCGCAGGCGGCTGCTCGACAGGCTGCACGAGCACGGCGGACAGACGCTGGGGGAGCTGTGCGAGCGCATCGACATGACCCGTCAGTCGGTCACCCAGCACCTGGCCGTCCTGGAGGCGGCCAACCTGGTCAGCACGGTGCGGCGGGGGCGGGAAAAGCTGCACTACCTCAACCCCGTACCGCTTCACGAGATCCAGGAGCGGTGGATCGACAAGTTCGAGCGCCCGCGTCTGCGCGCGCTCAGTGCGGTCAAGCGACGAGCCGAGGAAGACATGAGCGACAAGCCGACATTCGTGTACGTCACCTACATCGCCAGCACACCCGAGAAGGTCTGGGACGCGCTCACCGACGCCGACCTGACCGCCGCGTACTGGGGTCACAGCAACGTCTCCGAGGACTGGCGCCCCGGCTCCCGGTGGGAGCATCGGCGCATCGACGGATCGGGGATCGCCGACGTGGTCGGCACCGTCGTGGAGAGCGAGCGGCCCACCCGGCTGGTGGCCACCTGGGCCGCGCCCGAGGACGAGGGGCAGCAGGACAAGCACTCCAGGGTCACCTACGACATCCGGCCGCACGGCGGGATCGTCCGGCTGACTGTCACGCACGAGGACCTCGCCGACGAGACCGCGGTCAAGGAGGTGTCCGCGGGCTGGCCCGCCGTGCTGGCCAACCTGAAGTCGCTCCTCGAAACGGGCAGTCCGCTGCCGCAGGAGCCGTGGCTGGTGCCGTAG
- a CDS encoding SPW repeat protein, translating to MANVSNTRGDITSHPDVSEMRDRYARMLGGRDVALVDGPVFLLGLYCATSPWILHYTTSQPALVTHNLIMGIAIGVLALGFTTTPTRMYGLSWAMCAMGTWLIISPWIVGESPDTGVVLNNIIIGALAVVLGFLCAATSAKSTSQT from the coding sequence ATGGCCAACGTCTCGAACACCCGGGGTGACATCACCAGCCACCCTGATGTATCCGAAATGCGGGACCGTTACGCCCGCATGCTCGGTGGTCGCGATGTGGCGCTCGTGGACGGACCGGTGTTCCTGCTCGGTCTGTACTGCGCCACCTCCCCGTGGATACTCCACTACACGACAAGCCAGCCCGCACTCGTGACGCACAACCTCATCATGGGCATCGCGATAGGCGTACTGGCCCTCGGATTCACCACCACCCCGACCCGGATGTACGGCCTGAGCTGGGCCATGTGCGCCATGGGTACGTGGTTGATCATCTCGCCCTGGATCGTCGGCGAGAGCCCTGACACGGGCGTCGTGCTCAACAACATCATCATCGGCGCTCTCGCCGTGGTGCTGGGGTTCCTGTGCGCGGCCACGTCCGCGAAGAGCACATCACAGACGTAG
- a CDS encoding deoxyribodipyrimidine photo-lyase, whose translation MNVSVVLFTSDLRLHDHPPLRAALDGSSAVVPLFVRDRAVDEAGFAAPNRLAFLADCLRDLDAGLRERGGRLVFRSGDVVDQVCRVVTETDADEVHMAAGASAYAHRREERLRTALESEGRRLHVHDAVVTALAPGAVTPAASDHFAVFTPYFRHWARRHLRDVLGAPRTVHVPEGIGSEALPGRGDLSGLSEGLAAGGETEGRNQLTAWLRAGIGSYDDRHDDLPGDATSRLSPHLHFGTLSPVELVHRARKAGGPGAEAFVRQLAWRDFHHQVLAARPDAATADYRTRRDLWRSQTSAAQDIDAWKEGRTGYPVVDAAMRQLRYEGWMHNRGRLLTASFLTKTLYVDWRIGARHFLELLVDGDVANNQLNWQWVAGTGTDTRPNRVLNPVLQGKRYDPDGTYVRRWVPELEGLDGAAVHEPWKLEGHERAAHDYPGPIIELADGLARFRHARGQA comes from the coding sequence ATGAACGTCTCGGTCGTCCTGTTCACCTCCGACCTGCGACTGCACGATCATCCACCGCTCCGTGCGGCGCTCGACGGCTCCAGCGCGGTGGTGCCTCTGTTCGTCCGTGACCGGGCCGTCGACGAGGCCGGATTCGCCGCTCCGAACCGGCTGGCGTTCCTCGCCGACTGTCTGCGGGATCTCGACGCGGGACTGCGTGAGCGCGGCGGCCGACTCGTGTTCCGGTCCGGCGATGTCGTCGACCAGGTGTGCAGGGTGGTCACGGAGACGGACGCCGACGAGGTCCACATGGCGGCCGGTGCGAGTGCCTACGCCCACCGGCGTGAGGAACGGCTGCGCACCGCCCTGGAGTCGGAGGGGCGCCGGCTGCACGTGCACGACGCGGTGGTCACCGCGCTGGCACCGGGGGCCGTGACCCCGGCCGCCTCCGACCACTTCGCCGTCTTCACGCCGTACTTCCGGCACTGGGCACGCCGGCACCTGCGTGACGTGCTCGGCGCACCCCGCACCGTGCACGTACCGGAGGGCATCGGTTCGGAAGCACTTCCTGGGCGCGGGGATCTGTCCGGGCTGTCGGAGGGGCTGGCCGCGGGCGGCGAGACGGAGGGCAGGAACCAGCTGACGGCCTGGCTGCGGGCCGGGATCGGCTCGTACGACGATCGCCACGACGACCTGCCCGGGGACGCCACCTCGCGCCTCTCCCCGCACCTGCACTTCGGCACGCTGTCTCCCGTCGAGCTCGTCCACCGGGCGCGGAAGGCGGGCGGGCCGGGCGCCGAGGCGTTCGTACGGCAGCTCGCGTGGCGGGACTTCCACCATCAGGTGCTGGCCGCACGGCCGGACGCCGCCACGGCGGACTACCGCACCCGGCGCGACCTGTGGCGGTCGCAGACCTCGGCCGCACAGGACATCGATGCCTGGAAGGAGGGGCGGACCGGCTATCCCGTCGTCGACGCGGCCATGCGCCAACTACGGTACGAGGGCTGGATGCACAACCGGGGACGCCTGCTGACCGCGAGCTTCCTCACGAAGACGCTGTACGTCGACTGGCGGATCGGCGCCCGTCACTTCCTGGAACTGCTGGTGGACGGCGACGTCGCGAACAACCAGCTCAACTGGCAGTGGGTGGCGGGAACCGGCACCGACACCCGGCCCAATCGGGTCCTCAATCCGGTCCTCCAGGGCAAGCGGTACGACCCGGACGGCACGTACGTCAGGCGCTGGGTGCCCGAACTCGAAGGGCTCGACGGGGCCGCCGTGCACGAGCCGTGGAAACTCGAGGGCCACGAACGCGCCGCCCACGACTATCCCGGCCCGATCATCGAACTCGCCGACGGGCTGGCGCGTTTCAGACATGCTCGCGGGCAGGCCTGA
- a CDS encoding SDR family oxidoreductase, whose product MSSDVWEGGLRCLVTGATGYIGGRLVPELLAAGHRVRCMARSPGALRDHEWAGDVEVVRGDVTDPASVAGAMQDIDVAYYLVHALGTGKGFEEVDRRAARTFGEQAREAGVRRIVYLGGLTPAGVPEKELSPHLRSRAEVGRVLLDSGVPTTVLRAAVIIGSGSASFEMLRYLTERLPVMVTPSWVRTRIQPIAVRDVLRTLVGAARMPDDVSRAFDIGGPEILTYREMMVRYAAVAGLPRRLIVPVPVLTPGLSSHWVGLVTPVPSSIARPLTESLRHEVVCHEHDIARHVPDPPGGPIGFEESVRLALRRVREARVATRWSSASVPGAPSDPLPTDPDWAGGSLYTDRRELSVDAPPEALWRVIEGIGGDNGWYSLPLAWAVRGWLDRLAGGVGLRRGRRDAARLRVGDSLDFWRVEEIERGHLLRLRAEMRLPGLAWLEMYVDTDDDGGVRYRQRALFHPHGLLGHAYWWSVSPFHAVVFGGMARNIARTAARTEPAAARLGTPGG is encoded by the coding sequence ATGAGCAGTGACGTCTGGGAAGGCGGGCTGCGGTGCCTGGTGACGGGCGCGACGGGGTACATCGGCGGCCGGCTCGTCCCGGAGCTCCTCGCCGCGGGCCACCGGGTGCGCTGTATGGCCCGCTCCCCCGGCGCCCTCCGCGACCACGAGTGGGCGGGCGACGTCGAGGTGGTGCGCGGGGACGTCACCGACCCCGCGTCCGTCGCCGGGGCGATGCAGGACATCGACGTCGCGTACTACCTGGTGCACGCCCTCGGCACGGGCAAGGGCTTCGAGGAGGTCGACCGCAGGGCGGCGCGCACCTTCGGGGAACAGGCACGGGAGGCGGGCGTACGCCGGATCGTCTATCTGGGCGGGCTCACCCCCGCCGGGGTACCGGAGAAGGAGCTGTCGCCGCATCTGCGGTCCCGGGCCGAGGTCGGCCGCGTCCTGCTGGACTCCGGGGTGCCGACGACCGTGCTGCGCGCGGCGGTCATCATCGGTTCGGGTTCGGCGTCCTTCGAGATGCTGCGCTACCTCACCGAACGGCTGCCGGTGATGGTCACTCCGAGCTGGGTCCGTACGCGGATCCAGCCCATCGCGGTACGGGACGTGCTGCGCACGCTGGTGGGCGCCGCGCGGATGCCGGACGACGTCAGCCGGGCCTTCGACATCGGCGGTCCGGAGATCCTGACGTACCGGGAGATGATGGTCAGATACGCGGCGGTCGCGGGCCTGCCGCGTCGGCTGATCGTGCCGGTGCCGGTGCTGACGCCTGGGCTGTCCAGCCACTGGGTCGGGCTGGTCACGCCCGTACCGAGTTCCATCGCGCGCCCGCTCACCGAGTCACTGCGCCACGAGGTCGTCTGCCACGAGCACGACATCGCCCGGCATGTGCCCGACCCGCCGGGCGGGCCGATCGGCTTCGAGGAGTCGGTGCGGCTTGCGCTGCGACGCGTCCGGGAGGCGCGGGTCGCCACGCGCTGGTCGTCCGCCTCGGTGCCGGGTGCCCCGAGCGACCCGCTGCCGACCGACCCCGACTGGGCGGGCGGCAGCCTCTACACAGACCGGCGCGAGTTGTCGGTCGACGCCCCGCCCGAGGCCCTGTGGCGGGTGATCGAGGGCATCGGCGGTGACAACGGCTGGTACTCCTTGCCCCTCGCCTGGGCCGTGCGCGGTTGGCTGGACCGGCTGGCCGGCGGGGTGGGCCTGCGCCGAGGGCGCCGCGACGCGGCACGCCTGCGGGTCGGCGACTCGCTCGACTTCTGGCGCGTCGAGGAGATCGAACGAGGACACCTGCTGCGGCTGCGCGCCGAGATGCGCCTGCCGGGCCTCGCATGGCTGGAGATGTACGTCGACACGGACGACGACGGCGGCGTCCGTTACCGCCAGCGCGCCCTCTTCCATCCGCACGGACTGCTCGGCCACGCCTACTGGTGGAGCGTGTCGCCGTTCCACGCGGTCGTGTTCGGCGGCATGGCCCGCAACATCGCCCGGACCGCGGCCAGGACGGAGCCCGCTGCGGCGCGGCTCGGCACGCCCGGGGGCTGA
- a CDS encoding LysR family transcriptional regulator, translating into MRTEQLEYIAAVTRLGSLRRAAEELHLSQPALSETVRNLERELGVDLLERKRTGARMSAEGRELLPHIINVLDAVDRLRGAAGEQHRISRMVRVGTVNAATVPLLIPAVREFRATHPATQVEVVGAQQSEIHRALSEGGFDLGLVNHLEGDDVAADFEATELLRGRPVVCVRPDSPLASLSVVSVSDLLAEPLIAMRSGYVMHRYVHRLLGGREPSFAYSTDGAEMGKLMVAEGLGATVLPDFSVIDDPLERQGTITCRPLADDSTRVLLMLQRRKADSVPRAAHDLHEAFVRRAAALGGTVTGRP; encoded by the coding sequence GTGCGAACAGAGCAGCTGGAATACATCGCGGCGGTCACCCGGCTCGGCTCGTTGCGCCGGGCCGCCGAGGAACTCCACCTCTCCCAGCCCGCGTTGAGCGAGACCGTACGGAATCTGGAGCGCGAACTCGGGGTCGACCTCCTGGAGCGCAAGCGGACCGGCGCGAGGATGAGCGCGGAGGGGCGGGAGCTCCTGCCGCACATCATCAACGTCCTCGACGCGGTGGACCGGCTGCGGGGCGCCGCGGGCGAGCAGCACCGCATCAGCCGGATGGTGCGCGTCGGCACGGTGAACGCGGCGACGGTGCCGCTGCTCATTCCGGCCGTACGGGAGTTCCGGGCCACGCACCCGGCGACGCAGGTGGAGGTCGTCGGCGCCCAGCAGTCGGAGATCCACCGGGCCCTGTCGGAGGGCGGTTTCGACCTCGGTCTGGTGAACCACCTGGAGGGTGATGACGTGGCCGCCGACTTCGAGGCCACGGAGCTGCTGCGCGGACGGCCGGTGGTGTGCGTACGGCCGGACAGTCCACTCGCGTCGCTGTCGGTGGTGTCCGTGTCCGACCTGCTCGCCGAGCCGCTCATCGCGATGCGCTCCGGCTATGTGATGCACCGGTACGTGCACCGTCTGCTGGGCGGTCGTGAGCCGTCCTTCGCCTACTCCACCGACGGCGCGGAGATGGGCAAGCTGATGGTGGCGGAGGGGCTGGGGGCCACGGTCCTGCCCGATTTCAGCGTGATCGACGACCCGCTGGAGCGGCAGGGCACGATCACCTGCCGTCCGCTGGCCGACGACTCGACGCGGGTGCTGCTGATGCTCCAGCGGCGCAAGGCGGACTCGGTGCCGCGGGCCGCCCACGATCTGCACGAGGCCTTCGTGCGCCGGGCGGCGGCACTCGGGGGGACGGTGACCGGGCGACCGTGA
- a CDS encoding putative leader peptide, which translates to MRLDLTRRRHVDLARVSSAACCRAA; encoded by the coding sequence ATGCGACTGGACCTCACGCGGCGACGCCATGTCGACCTCGCGCGTGTCTCCAGCGCCGCATGTTGCCGCGCGGCCTGA
- the ssuE gene encoding NADPH-dependent FMN reductase, with protein sequence MATVLSVSGSPSASSRTNRLLRHLDTRLTAQGHQVVPLDVRTIPAEALLGADFRHPAIIEATELFGRADGIVIGTPVYKAAYSGVLKALLDLLPQYALGGKTVLPLATGGTTAHVLAIDYALRPVLSSMGARHIVQGWFTLDKDITVGGDGGLTVAAAADEALTQVLDQFSDALGGRTPILAAAG encoded by the coding sequence ATGGCCACCGTCCTGTCCGTCTCCGGCAGCCCCTCCGCCTCCTCCCGCACGAACCGGCTCCTGCGCCACCTGGACACGCGGCTGACCGCGCAGGGCCACCAGGTGGTCCCGCTCGACGTCCGTACGATCCCCGCCGAGGCCCTGCTCGGCGCCGACTTCAGGCATCCGGCGATCATCGAGGCCACCGAGCTCTTCGGCCGTGCCGACGGCATCGTGATCGGTACCCCCGTCTACAAGGCCGCCTACTCCGGCGTCCTCAAGGCGCTGCTCGACCTGCTCCCGCAGTACGCCCTCGGCGGCAAGACCGTGCTGCCCCTGGCCACCGGCGGCACCACCGCCCATGTGCTGGCCATCGACTACGCCCTGCGCCCGGTGCTCAGCTCCATGGGCGCCCGGCACATCGTCCAGGGCTGGTTCACCCTCGACAAGGACATCACGGTGGGCGGGGACGGCGGACTCACGGTGGCCGCCGCGGCCGACGAGGCACTGACCCAGGTGCTCGACCAGTTCTCCGACGCCCTGGGCGGCCGTACGCCGATCCTCGCAGCGGCCGGCTGA
- a CDS encoding acyl-CoA dehydrogenase family protein, producing the protein MTVSPTASARGAAKAIADDAEALAVAAALADELLGAAARAVDTARADLTEASAAEASIAVAAAKVHAATTAVEVSGALFEVSGTRSALNSLNLHRHWRDARTHTHTLHDPARWKIQHIGRYVLNRTLPPCHGLL; encoded by the coding sequence CTGACCGTGTCCCCGACCGCCTCCGCACGGGGCGCCGCCAAGGCGATCGCCGACGACGCGGAGGCCCTGGCAGTCGCCGCCGCACTGGCCGACGAGTTGCTCGGTGCGGCAGCACGAGCGGTCGACACGGCCCGCGCCGACCTGACGGAGGCGTCGGCCGCCGAGGCGTCCATCGCCGTGGCCGCCGCGAAGGTGCACGCCGCGACCACCGCCGTCGAGGTGTCGGGAGCCCTCTTCGAGGTGTCCGGCACCCGGTCCGCCCTCAACTCCCTCAATCTGCACCGGCATTGGCGCGACGCCCGCACCCACACCCACACCCTGCACGACCCGGCCCGCTGGAAGATCCAGCACATCGGCCGGTACGTACTGAACCGCACGCTGCCTCCGTGTCATGGACTGCTCTGA
- a CDS encoding LLM class flavin-dependent oxidoreductase, translating to MSLTFHWFLPTNGDSRHVVGGGHGTPATASGRDRPPTVAYLSQIARAAEDLGFVGALTPTGAWCEDAWLTTAMVSRHTERLKFLVAFRPGFVSPTLAAQMASTFQRQSGGRLLLNVVTGGENHEQRAYGDFLDKDARYRRTSEFLQIVRDLWEGKTVGLSGEFLQVEDARLARVPDPVPEVYFGGSSPIAGEVAAKHVDVYLTWGEPPAQVAEKIAWVRALAQQEGRSVRFGIRLHVITRDTSEQAWAEADRLLAGFDPETVKSVQAGLARSESERQQRMLALHGGGNLPQALNSVGAGGTPTGLEIHPNLWAGIGLVRGGAGTALVGSHDEVAERIAEYHRLGIDEFVLSGYPHLEEAYWFGEGVLPRLAAQGLWRHPFAERPAPAAQVPFAN from the coding sequence GTGTCCCTCACCTTTCACTGGTTCCTGCCCACCAACGGCGACAGCCGTCATGTCGTCGGCGGCGGCCACGGCACCCCGGCCACGGCGTCCGGCCGGGATCGGCCGCCCACGGTCGCCTACCTCAGCCAGATCGCCCGCGCCGCCGAGGACCTGGGCTTCGTCGGCGCGCTCACACCCACCGGCGCCTGGTGCGAGGACGCCTGGCTGACCACCGCGATGGTCAGCCGGCACACCGAGCGGCTGAAGTTCCTGGTCGCCTTCCGGCCGGGCTTCGTCTCGCCGACGCTCGCCGCGCAGATGGCCTCGACCTTCCAGCGCCAGTCCGGCGGACGGCTCCTCCTCAACGTCGTCACCGGCGGGGAGAACCACGAGCAGCGTGCCTACGGCGACTTCCTCGACAAGGACGCCCGCTACCGTCGTACCAGCGAATTCCTGCAGATCGTCCGGGACTTGTGGGAAGGCAAGACCGTCGGCCTGTCCGGCGAGTTCCTCCAGGTCGAGGACGCCCGCCTCGCCCGCGTGCCCGACCCCGTCCCCGAGGTCTACTTCGGCGGCTCCTCGCCCATCGCGGGCGAGGTCGCGGCCAAGCACGTGGACGTGTACCTCACGTGGGGCGAACCGCCCGCACAGGTCGCCGAGAAGATCGCGTGGGTCCGCGCGCTGGCCCAGCAGGAGGGGCGTAGCGTCCGGTTCGGCATCCGGCTGCACGTCATCACCCGTGACACGTCCGAGCAGGCATGGGCGGAGGCGGACCGGCTGCTGGCCGGCTTCGACCCGGAGACCGTGAAGTCCGTACAGGCCGGTCTCGCCCGCAGCGAGTCCGAGAGGCAGCAGCGCATGCTCGCCCTGCACGGTGGCGGCAACCTCCCCCAAGCTCTGAACTCCGTTGGAGCAGGGGGGACCCCCACTGGCCTGGAGATCCACCCCAACCTCTGGGCCGGTATCGGTCTCGTGCGCGGCGGCGCGGGCACCGCCCTGGTCGGCAGCCACGACGAGGTCGCCGAACGCATCGCCGAGTACCACCGCCTCGGCATCGACGAGTTCGTGCTCTCCGGCTACCCGCACCTGGAGGAGGCGTACTGGTTCGGCGAGGGCGTCCTGCCCCGGCTGGCCGCGCAGGGGCTGTGGCGGCACCCGTTCGCCGAGCGCCCGGCCCCCGCGGCGCAGGTGCCGTTCGCGAACTGA
- a CDS encoding YciI family protein, producing the protein MKHYLLSVMQPVGEPPAPEVLQGIMHNLEVFHAELKEAGAWVFAGGLHGPETATVLRADKGDVLITDGPYTESKEYLGGICLIKAPDLDAALEWGRKATLATTLPIEVRPFMGEAEG; encoded by the coding sequence ATGAAGCACTACCTGTTGAGCGTCATGCAGCCGGTGGGCGAGCCGCCCGCACCCGAGGTCCTGCAAGGGATCATGCACAACCTCGAGGTCTTCCACGCCGAACTGAAGGAGGCCGGCGCCTGGGTGTTCGCCGGGGGACTGCACGGGCCCGAGACGGCCACCGTGCTGCGGGCCGACAAGGGGGACGTACTGATCACCGACGGCCCGTACACGGAGAGTAAGGAATACCTCGGCGGGATCTGTCTCATCAAGGCACCCGACCTCGACGCGGCGCTCGAATGGGGCCGCAAGGCGACGCTGGCGACCACGCTTCCCATCGAGGTGCGGCCCTTCATGGGCGAGGCCGAGGGCTGA